The following coding sequences lie in one uncultured Mailhella sp. genomic window:
- a CDS encoding aryl-sulfate sulfotransferase, producing the protein MGHPTIYPTGVTLYNPEKAYNGYTVMPVKGQGAMLIDMNGQEIKLWKGVHGFPNKIFPGGYLLGSRGIRNPKYGLQDQVDLIQVDWDGNVVWEFNQAEFIEDPGEKPQWMARQHHDFQREGSTTGYYAPGHEPQSLSGNTLVLCHRDAHCEYISDKPLLDDVVYEVNWDGEIIWEWQASDHVEEMGFSEAARNAMARNPNYRGGSLIDSAPGLGDWMHINSMSTLGPNKWYDAGDERFHPDNIIMDGRETNIIFIISKETGKIVWKVGPDYSIGHPEHSLGWIIGQHHAHMIPDGLPGAGNILVFDNGGWAGYDNPNPGAPIGVKAAQRDYTRILEFDPTTLKIVWQYTPHEAGFVVPLDASRFYSPFISSAQRLPNGNTLITEGSDGRLIEVTADHEIVWEFINPYHDGRNMNMVYRAYRVPYEWVPQAEHTPEVAIERINCATFRMPGAAPFGSRTSEVEVEGTLGYVANAGDCIAATE; encoded by the coding sequence ATGGGTCATCCTACAATTTATCCTACCGGCGTCACGCTTTACAATCCTGAAAAGGCGTACAACGGCTATACCGTCATGCCCGTCAAGGGACAGGGCGCCATGCTCATCGACATGAACGGCCAGGAAATCAAGCTCTGGAAGGGCGTTCACGGCTTCCCGAACAAAATTTTCCCCGGCGGCTATCTGCTCGGCAGCCGCGGCATCCGCAATCCCAAGTACGGCCTTCAGGATCAGGTGGACCTCATCCAGGTGGACTGGGACGGCAATGTGGTCTGGGAGTTCAATCAGGCCGAATTCATTGAGGATCCGGGCGAAAAGCCCCAGTGGATGGCCCGTCAGCATCACGACTTCCAGCGCGAAGGCAGCACCACCGGCTACTACGCTCCCGGTCATGAACCCCAGTCGCTTTCCGGCAACACCCTCGTGCTCTGCCACCGCGACGCTCACTGCGAATACATCTCCGACAAGCCCCTGCTCGACGACGTCGTCTATGAAGTGAACTGGGACGGCGAAATCATCTGGGAATGGCAGGCCTCCGACCACGTTGAGGAAATGGGCTTCTCCGAAGCCGCCCGCAACGCCATGGCCCGCAACCCCAACTATCGCGGCGGCTCCCTCATCGACAGCGCGCCCGGCCTCGGCGACTGGATGCACATCAACTCCATGTCCACCCTCGGACCCAACAAGTGGTATGATGCCGGCGATGAACGCTTCCATCCCGACAACATCATCATGGACGGCCGCGAAACCAACATCATCTTCATCATCAGCAAGGAAACCGGCAAGATCGTGTGGAAGGTCGGCCCCGACTACAGCATCGGTCATCCCGAACATTCCCTTGGCTGGATCATCGGTCAGCATCACGCGCACATGATCCCCGACGGTCTTCCCGGTGCGGGCAACATCCTTGTGTTCGACAACGGCGGCTGGGCCGGTTACGACAATCCCAACCCCGGCGCGCCCATCGGCGTGAAGGCCGCTCAGCGCGACTATACCCGTATTCTGGAATTCGATCCCACCACGCTCAAGATCGTGTGGCAGTACACGCCTCATGAAGCCGGCTTCGTGGTTCCGCTGGACGCCAGCCGCTTCTACAGCCCCTTCATCAGCTCCGCGCAGCGTCTGCCCAACGGCAACACCCTCATCACCGAAGGTTCCGACGGCCGCCTCATCGAAGTGACCGCCGACCATGAAATCGTGTGGGAGTTCATCAACCCCTACCATGACGGCCGCAACATGAACATGGTGTATCGCGCCTACCGTGTGCCCTACGAATGGGTTCCGCAGGCCGAGCACACTCCCGAAGTGGCCATCGAGCGCATTAACTGCGCCACCTTCCGCATGCCCGGCGCCGCTCCCTTCGGCAGCCGCACCAGCGAAGTGGAAGTGGAAGGCACCCTCGGCTACGTGGCCAACGCCGGCGACTGCATTGCCGCTACCGAATAA
- the raiA gene encoding ribosome hibernation-promoting factor, HPF/YfiA family, producing the protein MQIEVVFRNLTPSDPLKSYALKRFQKIERMVGDEEAKLLVTLSMENNRPKADLLLTGQNLNFAASEKNDDMYAAIDLCNDRIGQQLRKASERRSQINRDTMVDSLGNGDNA; encoded by the coding sequence ATGCAGATCGAAGTCGTTTTCCGCAATCTTACCCCTTCCGATCCCCTGAAGAGCTACGCCCTCAAGCGTTTTCAGAAGATAGAGCGCATGGTTGGCGATGAGGAAGCAAAGCTGCTCGTCACGCTTTCCATGGAAAACAATCGTCCCAAGGCCGACCTGCTGCTTACCGGTCAGAACCTGAACTTCGCCGCCAGCGAGAAGAACGACGACATGTACGCCGCCATCGACCTGTGCAACGACCGCATCGGACAGCAGCTGCGCAAGGCCAGCGAACGCCGCAGTCAGATCAACCGCGACACCATGGTCGACTCCCTCGGCAACGGCGACAACGCGTAG
- the dctP gene encoding TRAP transporter substrate-binding protein DctP: MLKKWSIGAAALALGCLLSLSGPALAADAGAGQPMRLSFLGGYLESHPTVKEVFEPFMNAAEKKFAGKIDFSYFTTNSLYSESEAYSAISDGRADFGQVRPALFPREMKLLGVVALPGMCPNSLVGSLVAEDLIRKFPEVRAELPRNTVHFTAWASDSYQIHSVMPIRTREDLKGKKIAVWDNPTLKIVEALGAHGVRMSSTDTFLALSRGMVDGVLCPTAPLRSYKLTNDAKYHLILGLGVNTFVEEINKKSWDAMPADMRKWMADQGGMKMAEAIGRSLEKGAMADVDWMKSQGHVFTVLNDEERSEFLAPLDALIKSWKEKVCTEVNPQLVDKVYKYARERSRYYAQQVHAGKYGNYGL; this comes from the coding sequence ATGTTGAAAAAATGGAGTATCGGCGCGGCTGCGCTCGCTCTTGGCTGTCTGCTTTCTCTTTCCGGCCCTGCGCTGGCCGCCGACGCCGGAGCCGGGCAACCGATGCGTCTGTCCTTCCTCGGCGGGTATCTGGAAAGCCATCCCACCGTCAAGGAAGTGTTCGAGCCCTTCATGAACGCTGCGGAAAAAAAGTTCGCCGGCAAGATTGATTTTTCCTACTTCACCACCAACTCGCTGTATTCCGAGAGCGAGGCCTATTCCGCCATTTCCGACGGTCGTGCGGATTTCGGGCAGGTTCGTCCCGCGCTCTTTCCCCGGGAAATGAAGCTGCTCGGCGTGGTGGCCCTGCCCGGCATGTGCCCCAACTCTCTGGTGGGCAGCCTTGTGGCGGAAGACCTCATCCGCAAGTTCCCCGAAGTGCGCGCCGAACTTCCCCGCAATACGGTGCATTTCACGGCGTGGGCGTCCGATTCGTATCAGATTCATTCCGTCATGCCCATCCGCACCCGCGAGGATCTGAAGGGCAAAAAGATTGCCGTATGGGACAATCCCACGCTGAAAATCGTGGAGGCGCTCGGTGCGCACGGCGTGCGCATGAGCTCCACCGACACCTTCCTTGCGCTCTCCCGCGGCATGGTGGACGGCGTGCTCTGTCCCACGGCTCCGCTGCGTTCCTACAAGCTCACGAACGACGCGAAGTATCATCTCATTCTCGGACTCGGCGTGAACACCTTTGTTGAGGAGATCAACAAGAAGAGCTGGGACGCCATGCCCGCCGACATGCGCAAGTGGATGGCCGATCAGGGCGGCATGAAGATGGCCGAAGCCATCGGTCGTTCGCTGGAAAAGGGAGCCATGGCCGACGTGGACTGGATGAAGTCGCAGGGACACGTGTTCACCGTGCTGAACGACGAGGAACGCAGTGAATTCCTCGCGCCGCTGGATGCGCTGATCAAAAGCTGGAAGGAAAAGGTCTGCACGGAAGTGAATCCGCAGCTGGTGGACAAGGTGTACAAGTACGCCCGTGAACGCAGCAGGTATTACGCGCAGCAGGTGCATGCCGGAAAGTACGGCAACTACGGACTCTGA
- a CDS encoding transcriptional regulator — MEEQVLKAMKEAGKPVRPGDIAKVLGVDSKEVSKACAELKKAGKIYSPKRCYYEPVAE, encoded by the coding sequence ATGGAAGAACAGGTTCTCAAAGCCATGAAGGAAGCGGGAAAGCCCGTCCGTCCCGGCGACATCGCCAAGGTGCTCGGCGTGGATTCCAAGGAAGTGTCCAAGGCCTGCGCCGAACTGAAGAAGGCGGGCAAGATCTATTCTCCCAAGCGTTGTTACTACGAACCCGTGGCGGAATAA
- the plsY gene encoding glycerol-3-phosphate 1-O-acyltransferase PlsY, translating into MTYLALILCVALAFFLGSIPFGLVIAKTFKGIDPRKAGSGNIGSTNVARLCGLPWGIMTLFCDIMKGLLPVLLAVNVLPDPYMQSLVALAAVTGHIKSPFLGFKGGKGVATTIGALIPLAFWPLLCAVLCCVAVIAVTRYVSLGSMVMAASLVVFYALFGYFRLEPLAVVLLIMIVWAHRANIGRLMRGEESKFLAKKKS; encoded by the coding sequence ATGACCTATCTTGCCCTCATTCTCTGCGTCGCCCTGGCCTTCTTCCTCGGCTCCATCCCCTTCGGACTGGTCATCGCAAAAACCTTCAAGGGCATCGATCCCCGCAAGGCCGGAAGCGGAAACATAGGCTCCACCAACGTGGCCCGCCTGTGCGGCCTGCCCTGGGGCATCATGACGCTCTTTTGCGACATCATGAAGGGCCTGCTGCCCGTGCTGCTCGCCGTGAACGTGCTGCCGGATCCCTACATGCAGAGTCTCGTGGCGCTTGCCGCCGTCACCGGGCACATCAAGTCGCCCTTCCTGGGCTTCAAGGGCGGCAAGGGCGTGGCCACCACCATCGGCGCGCTCATTCCCCTGGCCTTCTGGCCCCTGCTGTGCGCCGTGCTCTGCTGCGTGGCCGTCATTGCCGTCACCCGCTACGTTTCCCTGGGCTCCATGGTCATGGCCGCCTCCCTCGTGGTGTTCTACGCCCTGTTCGGCTACTTCCGCCTCGAACCTCTGGCCGTCGTGCTTCTGATCATGATAGTGTGGGCGCACCGCGCCAATATCGGCCGTCTCATGCGCGGCGAGGAAAGCAAGTTCCTTGCGAAAAAAAAGAGCTGA
- a CDS encoding dolichyl-phosphate-mannose--protein mannosyltransferase: MDENIERTDKNKENMAAEPGIAEQHQPTPGPEDEAKKPEPSEESEAPSAAPEQNGTEGPSAQNADSGPESEETSDPEEKSDERDADNKDADPDDAPILLDAPAEEAKKDHIRMPDAPAPEPPASGAAAKVFEALSYAGLPVLLILAAAMTFLEVWQVRDLWFSDEVRLADAFMNLKGGDWLMLTMNGLPYPDKPPLYFWFMDALTKLPGVGAPMVLFLAVALSHLLFIGSIWLLARGTGHDRREAFAAGLVALGCAYISGAACYPRMDLLFAAVVTLGMTCLYRGWIKSFAPFWLAAGFLLVGAATLIKSPLGIAFAVVTSVIFLFWRGTPGRLNGRDGLPGFVLMLLMLMAWAGALYLGGHQDYLRDMVGTQLAGRVLEGGRHVQPWWYYLAALPIMWLPWILVILFVNWFAALRGIPAAWKTRRERGGSSWLWIWLVTGAAILSLVQAKMSVYALPLLAPLAVLTGRSVMRLTPGRSRCFFSLVSVVIALAGLALVALEVFPVVRPYIGSYLPAVPAVADPWLDALRGTMYMGGVLILLAVALLFFTRLALPGGALLVTALGMIIMLLPYQAFVAPSMDKILSPRAQAETMAAKVKEGYAPAAFNVYPGAYAWHLNLLLPQQQGRLAVPDLATPAERDAWLKAHPMTVMAMPADDWNAWTNKPADAAVLLSSWMVHKPYVVVAVNAGAQTSDEAPPAENSAASGAESSAEEPAAAPAASAAPAAEPAAEEAPKAPSATAPAEPEQTPAGSADSAARS; encoded by the coding sequence ATGGACGAGAACATAGAACGCACGGACAAAAACAAGGAAAACATGGCCGCCGAACCCGGCATCGCCGAACAGCATCAGCCGACGCCGGGCCCGGAAGACGAAGCGAAAAAGCCGGAGCCTTCCGAAGAAAGCGAAGCGCCAAGCGCCGCTCCCGAGCAGAACGGCACGGAAGGACCTTCCGCGCAGAACGCCGACAGCGGTCCGGAATCCGAAGAAACATCGGACCCCGAAGAAAAAAGCGATGAGCGCGACGCGGACAACAAGGACGCGGATCCGGACGACGCGCCGATTCTTCTCGACGCTCCCGCCGAAGAAGCGAAAAAAGATCACATCCGCATGCCGGACGCGCCCGCGCCCGAGCCTCCGGCTTCCGGCGCGGCGGCCAAGGTGTTTGAGGCGCTCTCCTATGCCGGGCTGCCCGTGCTGCTGATTCTCGCCGCGGCCATGACCTTTCTGGAAGTGTGGCAGGTTCGCGACCTGTGGTTCTCCGACGAAGTGCGTCTGGCCGACGCCTTCATGAATCTCAAGGGCGGCGACTGGCTCATGCTCACCATGAACGGCCTGCCCTACCCGGACAAGCCGCCGCTCTACTTCTGGTTCATGGACGCCCTGACAAAGCTTCCCGGCGTGGGCGCGCCCATGGTGCTGTTCCTGGCCGTGGCGCTGTCCCATCTTCTCTTCATCGGCTCCATCTGGCTGCTCGCCCGCGGAACCGGACACGACCGCCGGGAAGCCTTTGCCGCCGGTCTTGTGGCGCTCGGCTGCGCGTACATCAGCGGCGCGGCCTGCTATCCGCGCATGGATCTGCTTTTCGCCGCCGTGGTCACGCTGGGCATGACCTGCCTGTATCGCGGCTGGATCAAATCCTTTGCTCCCTTCTGGCTCGCCGCGGGATTTCTGCTCGTGGGCGCGGCCACGCTCATCAAGAGTCCTCTCGGCATCGCCTTTGCCGTGGTCACCAGCGTGATCTTCCTGTTCTGGCGCGGCACGCCCGGACGCCTCAACGGCCGCGACGGCCTGCCCGGCTTCGTGCTCATGCTGCTCATGCTCATGGCCTGGGCGGGCGCGCTCTACCTCGGCGGGCATCAGGACTATCTGCGCGACATGGTGGGAACCCAGCTCGCGGGCCGCGTGCTGGAAGGCGGACGTCACGTCCAGCCGTGGTGGTACTATCTGGCGGCGCTGCCTATCATGTGGCTGCCGTGGATTCTCGTCATCCTTTTCGTCAACTGGTTCGCCGCCCTGCGCGGCATTCCCGCGGCATGGAAAACCCGCAGGGAACGCGGCGGCTCAAGCTGGCTGTGGATCTGGCTCGTCACCGGCGCGGCCATACTCTCCCTCGTGCAGGCCAAAATGAGCGTGTACGCCCTGCCGCTGCTCGCGCCTCTTGCCGTGCTCACCGGCCGCTCCGTCATGCGCCTCACCCCCGGCCGCAGCCGCTGCTTCTTCAGCCTCGTTTCCGTGGTGATCGCTCTGGCCGGCCTCGCCCTCGTGGCGCTTGAAGTCTTCCCCGTCGTGCGGCCCTACATCGGTTCCTACCTGCCTGCCGTGCCCGCCGTGGCCGATCCCTGGCTGGACGCCCTTCGCGGCACCATGTACATGGGCGGCGTGCTCATTCTGCTCGCCGTGGCGCTGCTGTTCTTCACGCGCCTTGCGCTTCCGGGCGGCGCGCTGCTCGTCACCGCGCTCGGCATGATCATCATGCTCCTGCCCTATCAGGCCTTCGTGGCTCCTTCCATGGACAAGATTCTGAGCCCTCGAGCTCAGGCCGAAACCATGGCCGCCAAGGTAAAGGAAGGCTACGCCCCGGCCGCGTTCAACGTGTACCCCGGCGCGTACGCCTGGCATCTCAATCTGCTGCTGCCCCAGCAGCAGGGACGCCTCGCCGTGCCCGATCTCGCCACGCCCGCCGAGCGCGACGCCTGGCTCAAGGCGCATCCCATGACCGTCATGGCCATGCCCGCAGACGACTGGAACGCCTGGACGAACAAGCCCGCCGACGCCGCCGTGCTGCTCTCCTCCTGGATGGTTCACAAGCCCTACGTGGTGGTGGCCGTGAACGCAGGCGCACAGACGAGCGACGAAGCCCCGCCCGCGGAAAACTCCGCCGCCAGCGGCGCGGAATCTTCCGCAGAAGAGCCTGCCGCCGCTCCCGCAGCCTCCGCGGCCCCTGCGGCCGAACCCGCCGCCGAAGAAGCGCCCAAGGCACCCTCTGCCACCGCGCCCGCCGAGCCCGAGCAAACGCCCGCAGGCAGCGCAGACAGCGCCGCCCGTTCGTAA
- a CDS encoding UvrD-helicase domain-containing protein, whose protein sequence is MSEFRQIKASAGSGKTYTLTSSFLSLLAGSSGASWSRPPSGCAVPDGDSYGWQEILAITFTNKAATEMRERLLSRLKGMALASPSAAASEKFWKPAKARDAVNMLIRSYGSLNIRTIDSLLHLMVRLSALDFDLSPDFEPRFADCDITGPIFDDMAEQAREDPELGDLFRRACRQMLRSEKTRGFLAGERIRERVTAMVSLMLAGDGWNIRDLASPEEAEDHFQGVLRGIENDAREMRARIEQEELKASKHFLNALNACIECGGRATRLPLSSAMFQKESFDECLLKASKGAASLSLHALYESLQSDLREVRVLLGARRLMPFAELAQAVYARLEHYERKNGVIAASQVPRLAIRAADDSEGVNELFCRLGARITHMLIDEFQDTSRDQWLALQPLAEEALSRNGSLTIVGDVKQAIYGWRGGDAALFDQLVRPGSPLLALVDHPTLETLPCNWRSRQRIVAWNNALFSPLGNPDVAKELLAPLAEGDEALLQSEAALLSEAFDRAAQSAEHCAPGGFVRLRALDKGREEEELSVMLPDMVEKMGRTRPWGDICILARNNDQAAKAASWLMSRRIPVVTQGSLLLAEQPVIAGLVSLLRFMNDPDDDIAFWSALCARELLPPMTAPDGSPLDEGALLDWAARRSRQKSMARQFAADFPEAWQAVFAPLHDNAGLLTPYDAVMEVLERWNVFERCGSAEGFVRRFLEVLFCAEEQGVSDLSGFLDLWDSSGSQEKAPLPESMDAVRIMTMHKAKGLEFEVVILPWLNFSLGRATDDKSVFWNSRGTGLLAPLCREMGRPWLQDRMNTARESLHLIYVAMTRAVSELHCFLSDPDEGPIPFMLDALLSRVRSSLEKKDGALVWGEAPDLPSSASAPAGDAPSGEVPACDEKRSAEEAQAVGESPRDGKAQASGSAPASAAPADITAADESTDARTETESTATAPAAGKPAAPVPAAPPGSADAPLALDEQPGEDWRPMGWLPRLRMFRSPLEDWTFTPKRRGTLIHHCLESLQVSGVGEASARRDAALAAARGISTFPLPVPDRENVQKQVEDVLCWYALQPETPHWLAFGTPEHALLDADGRQFRVDLLVDDGRELVAVEYKTGTSGNLPAPEHKAQLMRYLNLLHEASGANVRGALVYLDRREIFPILPGDDHE, encoded by the coding sequence ATGAGCGAATTCAGACAGATCAAGGCTTCCGCAGGTTCCGGCAAGACCTACACCCTGACCAGCAGCTTTCTTTCCCTGCTCGCGGGCTCTTCGGGCGCGTCCTGGAGCCGTCCGCCCTCAGGCTGCGCCGTGCCCGACGGCGACTCCTACGGCTGGCAGGAAATTCTCGCCATCACCTTCACCAACAAGGCCGCCACCGAAATGCGCGAGCGGCTGCTCTCGCGGCTGAAGGGCATGGCGCTCGCTTCTCCCTCCGCCGCGGCTTCGGAAAAATTCTGGAAACCGGCAAAAGCCCGCGACGCCGTCAACATGCTCATCCGCAGCTACGGCTCTCTCAACATCCGCACCATCGACAGCCTGCTGCACCTCATGGTGCGCCTCTCCGCGCTGGACTTCGATCTGTCCCCGGACTTCGAGCCCCGCTTTGCCGACTGCGACATCACCGGCCCCATCTTCGACGACATGGCCGAGCAGGCCCGCGAAGACCCCGAACTCGGCGACCTGTTCCGCCGCGCCTGCCGTCAGATGCTCCGTTCGGAAAAGACCCGCGGCTTTCTGGCCGGAGAGCGCATCCGCGAACGCGTCACGGCCATGGTCTCGCTCATGCTTGCAGGCGACGGCTGGAACATCCGCGATCTCGCCTCGCCGGAAGAGGCGGAGGATCATTTTCAGGGCGTGCTGCGCGGCATTGAAAACGACGCCAGAGAAATGCGCGCCCGCATCGAACAGGAAGAGCTCAAGGCGAGCAAGCATTTTCTCAACGCGCTGAACGCCTGCATCGAATGCGGCGGACGCGCCACCAGGCTGCCTCTCTCCTCGGCCATGTTCCAGAAGGAAAGCTTCGACGAGTGCCTGCTCAAGGCGTCGAAGGGCGCAGCCAGCCTTTCGCTGCACGCGCTCTACGAAAGCCTGCAAAGCGACCTCAGGGAAGTGCGCGTGCTTCTCGGCGCGCGGCGGCTCATGCCCTTTGCCGAGCTTGCGCAGGCCGTCTATGCCAGGCTGGAGCACTACGAACGCAAAAACGGCGTCATTGCCGCCTCGCAGGTGCCGAGGCTCGCCATTCGCGCCGCGGACGACAGCGAAGGCGTGAACGAGCTTTTCTGCCGCCTCGGCGCGCGCATCACCCACATGCTCATCGACGAATTTCAGGACACGAGCCGCGATCAGTGGCTGGCGCTCCAGCCGCTGGCCGAGGAAGCGCTCTCCAGGAACGGCTCGCTCACCATCGTGGGGGACGTGAAACAGGCCATCTACGGCTGGCGCGGCGGCGACGCGGCGCTCTTCGATCAGCTCGTGCGGCCGGGCTCGCCGCTGCTTGCGCTGGTGGATCATCCCACGCTGGAAACGCTGCCCTGCAACTGGCGCAGCCGTCAGCGCATCGTGGCGTGGAACAACGCCCTGTTCTCTCCGCTCGGCAACCCGGACGTGGCCAAAGAGCTGCTCGCCCCGCTGGCCGAAGGCGACGAAGCGCTGCTGCAAAGCGAGGCCGCGCTGCTCAGCGAAGCTTTCGACCGCGCCGCCCAGAGCGCGGAACACTGCGCGCCCGGCGGATTCGTGCGCCTGCGCGCGCTCGACAAGGGCCGCGAAGAGGAAGAGCTTTCCGTGATGCTTCCGGACATGGTGGAAAAGATGGGACGCACGCGGCCGTGGGGGGACATCTGCATTCTTGCGCGCAACAACGATCAGGCCGCCAAGGCCGCCTCGTGGCTCATGAGCCGGCGCATTCCCGTGGTCACGCAGGGAAGCCTGCTGCTCGCCGAGCAGCCGGTCATTGCGGGACTCGTGAGCCTGCTGCGCTTCATGAACGATCCCGACGACGACATCGCCTTCTGGTCGGCCCTGTGCGCCCGGGAGCTGCTGCCGCCCATGACCGCGCCGGACGGCTCGCCGCTTGACGAAGGCGCGCTGCTCGACTGGGCCGCGCGACGCTCCCGGCAGAAAAGCATGGCGCGTCAGTTCGCCGCCGACTTTCCCGAAGCCTGGCAGGCCGTGTTTGCGCCCCTGCACGACAACGCGGGCCTGCTCACGCCCTACGACGCCGTCATGGAAGTGCTGGAGCGCTGGAACGTGTTCGAGCGCTGCGGCTCGGCCGAAGGCTTTGTGCGCCGCTTTCTGGAGGTGCTGTTCTGCGCCGAGGAACAGGGCGTGTCCGACCTTTCCGGCTTTCTCGATCTGTGGGATTCGAGCGGCAGTCAGGAAAAGGCCCCGCTGCCCGAAAGCATGGACGCCGTGCGCATCATGACCATGCACAAGGCCAAGGGGCTGGAATTCGAGGTGGTCATTCTGCCCTGGCTCAATTTTTCCCTCGGCCGCGCCACGGACGACAAGTCCGTGTTCTGGAACAGCCGCGGCACGGGACTGCTTGCGCCGCTGTGCCGGGAAATGGGCAGGCCGTGGCTTCAGGACCGCATGAACACGGCGCGCGAGTCGCTGCACCTCATCTACGTGGCCATGACCCGCGCGGTGTCCGAGCTGCACTGTTTTCTGTCCGATCCCGACGAAGGGCCCATCCCGTTCATGCTCGACGCGCTGCTCTCCCGGGTGAGAAGCTCGCTGGAAAAGAAGGACGGTGCGCTCGTGTGGGGCGAGGCGCCGGATCTGCCGTCTTCCGCGTCCGCTCCGGCGGGCGACGCGCCTTCCGGCGAAGTCCCGGCCTGCGACGAAAAACGCAGCGCCGAAGAAGCGCAGGCCGTCGGCGAGAGCCCGCGCGACGGCAAGGCGCAAGCCTCAGGCAGCGCCCCGGCGTCCGCCGCCCCCGCGGACATCACCGCGGCAGACGAATCCACAGACGCCCGCACGGAAACCGAATCCACAGCAACAGCTCCCGCGGCAGGCAAGCCCGCCGCTCCCGTACCCGCCGCTCCGCCAGGCTCTGCGGATGCGCCGCTGGCTTTGGACGAACAGCCGGGCGAAGACTGGCGGCCCATGGGCTGGCTTCCGCGCCTGCGCATGTTCCGTAGTCCGCTGGAAGACTGGACCTTCACGCCCAAGCGGCGCGGCACGCTCATTCATCACTGTCTGGAAAGCCTTCAGGTATCCGGCGTGGGCGAAGCCTCGGCAAGGCGCGACGCCGCGCTGGCGGCCGCGCGCGGCATTTCCACGTTTCCGCTGCCCGTGCCGGACAGGGAAAACGTGCAGAAGCAGGTGGAAGACGTTCTTTGCTGGTACGCGCTTCAGCCGGAAACGCCGCACTGGCTAGCCTTCGGCACGCCGGAGCACGCCCTGCTCGATGCTGACGGGCGTCAGTTCCGCGTGGACCTGCTGGTGGACGACGGCCGGGAACTCGTGGCCGTGGAATACAAAACCGGCACTTCGGGCAATCTGCCCGCGCCCGAGCACAAGGCCCAGCTCATGCGCTATCTGAACCTGCTTCACGAGGCGAGCGGCGCAAACGTGCGCGGCGCGCTGGTGTATCTCGACCGCCGCGAAATATTCCCGATTCTTCCCGGAGACGACCATGAGTAG
- a CDS encoding ATP-dependent 6-phosphofructokinase, with the protein MTHEIDTHIMTVGKAKIDNPAIGPYIDDTPVPFYLDAEHGGEDVKGLEDTPIYIEQAGPREHVYYDPGKTKAAIVTCGGLCPGLNDVIRAVVLESYYGYGVRSILGIRYGLEGFIPKYHHDIMELTPRNVSEIHTFGGTILGSSRGPQSPEEIVDALERMNVNMLYIIGGDGTMKAASAIQEEIFRRQLHTSVIGIPKTIDNDINFVPKSFGFDTAVDVATSSLRCAHTEAIGAPYGVGLVKLMGRESGFIAAQATLSLNIVNFVLVPEVPFKLEGEGGLLPALEERLRNRSHAVIVAAEGAGQDLLTASGKTDASGNRVLGDIGLFLQKAIKNYFADKDMNVTVKYIDPSYIVRSVPANTNDRVYCGLLGRNAVHAAMAGKTNMVVARLLDRFVHLPLQLVTRRRRQIDIKSNYWRSVIATTGQRLA; encoded by the coding sequence ATGACTCATGAAATAGATACGCATATCATGACGGTGGGAAAGGCAAAAATCGACAACCCCGCCATAGGCCCCTACATCGACGACACTCCCGTGCCCTTCTACCTCGACGCCGAACACGGCGGCGAAGACGTCAAGGGCCTGGAAGATACGCCCATCTATATCGAACAGGCCGGTCCCCGCGAGCACGTCTATTACGATCCCGGCAAGACCAAGGCCGCCATCGTCACCTGCGGCGGGCTCTGCCCCGGACTCAACGACGTCATCCGCGCCGTGGTGCTCGAATCCTACTACGGCTACGGCGTGCGCTCCATTCTCGGCATCCGCTACGGCCTCGAAGGCTTCATTCCCAAGTATCACCACGACATCATGGAGCTCACGCCCCGCAACGTGTCGGAAATCCACACCTTCGGCGGCACCATTCTGGGTTCCTCCCGAGGCCCGCAGAGCCCCGAGGAAATCGTGGACGCCCTTGAGCGCATGAACGTCAACATGCTCTACATCATCGGCGGCGACGGCACCATGAAGGCAGCCTCGGCCATTCAGGAAGAAATCTTCCGCCGTCAGCTCCACACGTCCGTCATCGGCATTCCCAAGACCATCGACAACGACATCAACTTCGTGCCCAAGTCCTTCGGCTTCGACACCGCCGTGGACGTGGCCACCTCCTCCCTGCGCTGCGCCCACACCGAGGCCATCGGCGCGCCCTACGGCGTGGGTCTCGTCAAGCTCATGGGACGCGAATCCGGCTTCATCGCCGCGCAGGCCACGCTCTCGCTCAACATCGTCAACTTCGTGCTCGTGCCCGAGGTGCCCTTCAAGCTCGAAGGCGAAGGCGGCCTGCTTCCCGCCCTCGAAGAACGCCTCAGAAACCGTTCCCACGCCGTCATCGTGGCGGCCGAAGGCGCAGGTCAGGACCTGCTTACCGCAAGCGGCAAAACCGACGCTTCCGGCAACCGCGTGCTGGGCGACATCGGCCTCTTCCTGCAGAAGGCCATCAAGAACTATTTCGCCGACAAGGATATGAACGTCACGGTCAAGTACATCGACCCGAGCTACATCGTGCGCTCCGTGCCCGCCAACACCAACGACCGCGTTTACTGCGGCCTGCTCGGGCGCAACGCCGTACACGCGGCCATGGCCGGCAAGACCAACATGGTCGTCGCCCGCCTGCTCGACCGCTTCGTGCATCTGCCGCTCCAGCTCGTCACGCGACGCCGCCGCCAGATCGACATCAAGTCCAACTACTGGCGCTCCGTCATCGCCACCACGGGCCAGCGCCTCGCGTAG